The genomic segment CTATCCCAGTCGATTTTTACTCCGGATGCCGCAATGATGTCAGTTGTCGCTTTGGTAATCTCAGGCCCGATCCCGTCGCCGGGAATCAATGTCACTTTGTAGTTACCCATATCTCAGTTCCTTCCACAGTCGATAGTCAGCTCCAGTATACAAATTTGATTGGTATTATAATATATAAAATAGCTGGAAAGTTTCCGTCCTCTTAGAATTTTTTGAGATTCAGCGCGCTAAAAACGGGATTCATTTGTTTTCATTTCGCAGAAACTGATGTAATTCATTAATCCTGTTGAAATATCGGTCTGGGTTCGTATATTGTATAGTGGAACTGACGGGGGTGGTCCCGGTGGACCTGAGATCATACCCCTTGAACCTGATGCGGATAGTACCGCCGTAGGGAGTTCGATGGGTTCATTTTTGACATTCTCGAGATTCCAGCCACCTGCTCTCCCCGACGAATTATCCGCTCTAACTCGGGATTTCAACCGTTATCCCCGGGTTTTTTCGAAGGAGTACTGCCATGACACAACTTGAATCCGCTTTGCAGAATATAATAACCGAGGAAATGAAGATCGTGGCTGCCGATGAAAACATCGACTTAGAAGATCTTCGCCGTATGGTCGCTATGGGCGTGGTTGTGATCCCTGCCAATCCGAACCATATCAACCGTCATCCCTATGGTATCGGTCGACCGCTCAAGGTAAAGATCAATGCCAATATCGGTACCTCGCCCAAAAATGTCAGTCTCGAGCATGAGCTTATGAAGTTAAAAGTCGTCGAGGAGCTGGGCGCGGAATCGATCATGGACCTGAGCACGTCGGGTGATCTGAATCATATTCGCAGTGAGATCATCGCGAATTCAAAAATTCTGGTCGGGACCGTCCCGATTTACCATGTGATCGAGAAGAATTTCGAGGATTTCACGAAAGTTACCGCTGATTCAATCCTCGAAGTAATCGAACTGCACGGTAAGCAGGGTGTGGATTTCATTACTGTTCATTGCGGGATCACCCGGGCCGCCTTACCATTGGTCAGAAAAAGGTTGACCAAAATAGTATCCCGAGGAGGATCATTCCTGGCGGCCTGGATGAAGCTTCATAAGCGGGAGAATCCGCTTTTTGAGCGCTACGATGACCTGCTTGAGATAGCCCGCGAGTACGATATGACGCTCAGCCTGGGCGATGGTCTCCGGCCGGGTTCGCTGGCTGATGCTACAGATGAAGCACAGTTACATGAGCTCAAGGTGCTCGGTGAGTTGACAAAAAGAGCCCGTAAAGCAGGTGTGCAGGTGATGGTTGAAGGCCCCGGTCATGTGCCCCTGGATCAGATCGAGAAGAACATGAAACTTCAGCAGGAAATTTGTGCCGACGCGCCTTTCTATGTGCTGGGACCTTTGACAACCGACTGCGCTCCGGGTTATGATCATATTACCGGGGCGATCGGGGGTACCCTGGCGGCATATTACGGGGCATCGTTTTTGTGTTACGTCACCCCTGCAGAGCACCTGCGTCTGCCCTCGATAGAAGATGTACGCGAGGGGGTAATCGCCTCGAAGATAGCCGCCCACAGCGCGGATATCGCCCGCGGAAACCGCCATGCAATTGAATATGACCGTGAATATTCAAAAGCTCGTACGGATTTCGACTGGGAGAAAATGTTCACCATGGCAATCGATCCGGTGAGACCCCGCATCTATCGTGAGGACAGCACCAATGTCGGCACCGAGGAATGTTCGATGTGCGGTGAGTTCTGCGCACTCAAGATGCTCGACCGCGATAAACCTAAAGTCTGATCTGCTGTATTGTTGCAATGGTACCATAATTAAAGCGCCGCAT from the Candidatus Zixiibacteriota bacterium genome contains:
- the thiC gene encoding phosphomethylpyrimidine synthase ThiC codes for the protein MTQLESALQNIITEEMKIVAADENIDLEDLRRMVAMGVVVIPANPNHINRHPYGIGRPLKVKINANIGTSPKNVSLEHELMKLKVVEELGAESIMDLSTSGDLNHIRSEIIANSKILVGTVPIYHVIEKNFEDFTKVTADSILEVIELHGKQGVDFITVHCGITRAALPLVRKRLTKIVSRGGSFLAAWMKLHKRENPLFERYDDLLEIAREYDMTLSLGDGLRPGSLADATDEAQLHELKVLGELTKRARKAGVQVMVEGPGHVPLDQIEKNMKLQQEICADAPFYVLGPLTTDCAPGYDHITGAIGGTLAAYYGASFLCYVTPAEHLRLPSIEDVREGVIASKIAAHSADIARGNRHAIEYDREYSKARTDFDWEKMFTMAIDPVRPRIYREDSTNVGTEECSMCGEFCALKMLDRDKPKV